A single Methanocalculus alkaliphilus DNA region contains:
- a CDS encoding PD-(D/E)XK nuclease family protein, with amino-acid sequence MIPHHTITRILPGQHIDRIIDMMNVSLADAPFQTVLILPTSRLVGEVRQRLLDEGLSLIESSVTTLSGYADAVIETDAGVMRRISDHEKELIIATILEEGAYPLIAPKKHSISGIAGELRVLFDVLQSRKTAYPAALSDLQGQKSDEIGMVYQEYQRYLSDQNLLDRQGAIIHATDRIRRHGGRKNVFIYGLYEPHPIEQDLVLALKQSAETFVYTLPWMDDSRCFYDDGSWLGNLLEEEPASQPPALARFFDDPLPEEGDPPLRLTRYRDSVEELGGIATRIRTLIDEGVDPGDITLVFPAVADTVEMTEEIFSEYGIPYSTSAGKVLTRFPLVQSLLQLPALPLSGYRRDDLVSLLRSPYFQYSHDLDGERVRLRSGNVDLLSRKAGIRGGEGEWRERIGRYIRSLEEYAARLPEEKAQKRQWMITNAQETLAGIESLIEMLNPLQGEETLAGHLRRYRTLLTTLGLPYLPSDGDEVMQRREEEILRAFISMLEELEGAAAILPERRISLSSFLSILSSAAGRRRMTERSNRHRVTVAGIREVQHMRIPHLFIAGLTEGAMPRIAPRLPLCTSAETKKLGTLSGREIIRNERYYLLAALLSAGESLSLSYPATDGDRILLRSGFIERLPEAAGSTDGSAYSRIAQGISAGRLLAEGEAARASSLLGCDILFVADRISIEEGRRTGENRREFAGIIGGDGAITASLLKRFGDETVFSATPLEAYGRCPFSFLARYVLGIEPLPEIDLDLTALERGNLIHRIAYRFYADGRSPPTAGTLVDSLEAIRSICRDELKDSARSNPVWIVEGEGLLGSDRPGLLEEFLRYEMHLAASPFTPAYCEYSFGMPPSDRDSDPASTPGPVRIALDDGSVLLLKGKVDRIDTTPDGRFCAIDYKTGSSPGLGDITNGRALQLPLYIRAIESSLGLSAAGGAYYTLKKADVKCQALIRDQAVDDYFLLFARSRDGGKRPLDDLISESLGWVRRYLEGIRSGHFPITDNPKRCSDYCNYRSICRMDPLRLVSGGDE; translated from the coding sequence ATGATCCCGCACCATACTATTACCCGGATACTTCCCGGCCAGCATATAGACCGCATCATCGATATGATGAATGTGTCGTTGGCCGATGCCCCGTTTCAGACCGTACTCATCCTTCCAACGAGCCGCCTCGTCGGGGAAGTCCGCCAGAGACTGCTGGATGAGGGGCTCTCGCTCATCGAGTCTTCGGTTACAACCTTATCTGGTTATGCAGACGCGGTCATAGAAACAGATGCCGGGGTGATGAGGCGGATCAGCGATCATGAGAAGGAACTCATCATCGCTACTATCCTTGAGGAAGGGGCATATCCCCTCATTGCACCAAAGAAGCATTCGATATCCGGCATCGCCGGGGAGCTCCGGGTCCTCTTTGATGTCCTGCAGAGCCGAAAGACTGCATATCCTGCTGCTCTCTCTGACCTCCAGGGCCAAAAAAGCGATGAGATCGGAATGGTATACCAGGAGTACCAGCGATACCTTTCAGACCAGAACCTCCTTGACAGGCAGGGGGCGATCATCCATGCAACAGACCGGATCAGGCGTCATGGAGGCCGCAAAAATGTCTTCATCTATGGCCTCTATGAGCCCCACCCCATCGAGCAGGATCTGGTGCTTGCATTGAAACAGTCGGCTGAAACGTTTGTGTATACCCTCCCCTGGATGGATGACTCCCGCTGCTTTTATGATGACGGCTCATGGCTTGGTAACCTTTTGGAAGAGGAACCGGCTTCTCAGCCTCCGGCTCTTGCCCGTTTCTTTGATGATCCGCTTCCGGAAGAGGGAGATCCCCCTCTGCGTCTCACCCGGTACCGTGATTCTGTTGAGGAGCTTGGGGGAATTGCCACCAGGATACGGACCCTGATTGATGAAGGGGTAGATCCGGGTGATATCACCCTCGTCTTCCCGGCGGTTGCAGATACGGTTGAGATGACGGAGGAGATCTTCTCCGAATATGGCATCCCATACTCCACATCGGCCGGAAAGGTTCTGACTCGGTTCCCCCTTGTCCAGTCTCTCCTTCAGCTCCCTGCACTCCCGCTCTCAGGATATCGCCGGGATGATCTCGTCTCACTTCTCAGATCTCCATATTTCCAGTATTCTCACGATCTGGATGGAGAAAGAGTACGCCTCAGGAGCGGAAATGTGGATCTCCTCTCGCGAAAGGCCGGCATCAGGGGGGGTGAGGGAGAGTGGCGGGAGAGGATCGGTCGCTATATTCGTTCTCTGGAAGAGTATGCTGCCCGCCTCCCTGAAGAGAAGGCGCAGAAACGTCAATGGATGATCACGAATGCCCAGGAGACACTGGCGGGGATCGAATCGCTCATCGAAATGCTGAACCCACTTCAGGGCGAGGAGACCCTCGCCGGCCATCTCAGGAGATACCGGACTCTTCTTACCACCCTCGGGCTGCCATATCTTCCGTCCGATGGTGATGAGGTGATGCAACGCAGAGAAGAAGAGATCCTCAGGGCGTTTATCTCGATGCTTGAAGAGCTTGAGGGAGCAGCAGCCATCCTTCCAGAACGCCGCATCTCTCTCTCATCATTCCTCTCAATCCTCTCGTCGGCAGCAGGAAGGAGGAGGATGACAGAGAGGAGCAACCGGCATCGGGTAACGGTGGCAGGTATTCGTGAAGTACAACACATGAGGATTCCGCATCTCTTCATCGCGGGACTCACCGAGGGTGCGATGCCACGGATCGCGCCCCGTCTCCCGCTCTGTACCTCTGCCGAAACGAAGAAGCTTGGAACACTGTCAGGCAGGGAGATCATTCGTAATGAACGGTATTACCTCCTTGCCGCCCTCCTCTCGGCAGGAGAGAGCCTGTCTCTGAGTTATCCGGCAACAGATGGAGATAGGATCCTGCTCAGATCGGGTTTCATCGAAAGGCTCCCTGAAGCTGCAGGGAGTACTGATGGATCGGCATACTCCCGGATTGCACAAGGTATCTCGGCGGGTCGCCTCCTTGCAGAAGGGGAGGCGGCCAGGGCCTCATCACTCCTCGGCTGTGATATCCTCTTCGTGGCCGATCGGATCTCCATTGAAGAAGGCCGGAGAACCGGTGAAAACAGAAGAGAATTTGCCGGTATCATTGGTGGGGATGGCGCCATCACCGCCTCCCTCCTGAAGAGGTTCGGGGATGAGACCGTCTTCTCGGCGACCCCCCTTGAGGCGTATGGCCGCTGTCCATTCTCATTCCTTGCCCGGTATGTCCTTGGGATCGAACCGCTCCCCGAGATCGATCTGGATCTGACGGCACTTGAACGGGGCAACCTCATCCACAGGATAGCATACCGGTTCTATGCCGACGGACGGTCTCCACCCACTGCCGGAACACTGGTCGATTCACTCGAAGCCATCCGCTCCATCTGCCGGGATGAGCTGAAAGACTCTGCCCGCAGCAACCCGGTATGGATCGTGGAGGGAGAAGGCCTCCTCGGATCTGATCGGCCAGGTCTGCTTGAAGAGTTTCTCAGGTATGAGATGCATCTGGCAGCGTCTCCGTTTACTCCTGCCTATTGTGAGTACTCGTTTGGGATGCCACCTTCAGATCGGGATAGTGATCCGGCATCCACCCCTGGTCCGGTCAGGATTGCTCTTGATGATGGATCGGTCCTTCTTCTCAAAGGGAAGGTGGACCGTATCGACACAACACCGGACGGGAGGTTCTGCGCCATTGACTATAAGACCGGATCATCCCCGGGGCTTGGGGATATTACCAACGGGCGCGCACTCCAGCTCCCCCTGTACATCCGGGCTATCGAGAGCTCACTGGGCCTTTCTGCTGCCGGAGGGGCGTATTATACCCTGAAGAAAGCTGATGTGAAGTGTCAGGCGCTCATCCGTGATCAGGCGGTGGATGATTACTTCCTGCTGTTTGCACGTTCACGTGATGGCGGAAAGAGGCCACTTGACGATCTCATCTCCGAATCCCTCGGATGGGTGAGGCGATATCTTGAAGGTATCCGGAGCGGTCATTTCCCGATCACGGATAATCCGAAGAGATGTTCAGATTACTGCAATTATCGCTCCATCTGCCGGATGGATCCTCTCCGGCTCGTTTCAGGAGGTGACGAATGA
- a CDS encoding monovalent cation/H+ antiporter subunit D family protein, with protein MSGEVITSGIPAVALCISLSAAILIAVFGNRVRYLNEGVTMAAALLKFVLVFSIYQTIMDGGVLQFTPVTLLPGVPFSLTVDLFGIYFAFLSSFLWIVTSIFSIGYMRSLNEDAQTRYYLCFAVCIASTVGIAFSGNLLTFFIFYEILTFATYPLVVHNQTKEAMDAGKKYLAYLMTGGIVLLFAIVLTYTMTGTLDFAEGGILNGTGSTDVLRLLCLLFIAGVGVKTAIMPLHGWLPAAMVAPTPVSALLHAVAVVKAGAFGLLRIIFYIFGMELFTEIGAAPFLAAFAGLTIITASFIALAQDNLKMRLAYSTISQLSYIVLGVALLAPAALEGGIAHMMHQAFMKITLFFCAGAIYVTTGKTRLSEMHGMADEMPYTWAAFTIGGLGLIGIPLTAGFITKWFMITGALDAGASIYVLLLLISALLNAAYFLPPIYHAYFSEPSETGDFEEQTSWLIKFPLILTAVMVILFGIIPNAPYFPLEVATAIVRSITGF; from the coding sequence ATGAGCGGGGAGGTGATCACGTCTGGTATCCCGGCAGTAGCACTCTGTATCTCGCTCTCCGCGGCAATACTCATCGCAGTATTTGGAAACAGAGTCCGCTATCTGAACGAGGGGGTCACGATGGCGGCGGCTCTCCTCAAGTTTGTGCTGGTTTTTTCGATATACCAGACCATTATGGATGGGGGGGTACTCCAGTTCACACCGGTCACCCTCCTGCCCGGGGTTCCGTTCTCCCTGACGGTCGATCTCTTTGGAATCTACTTCGCATTCCTCTCATCGTTCCTCTGGATTGTCACCTCGATCTTCTCGATCGGGTATATGCGATCCCTCAATGAAGATGCCCAGACACGCTACTACCTCTGCTTTGCCGTCTGTATCGCATCAACCGTCGGGATCGCCTTCTCCGGGAATCTCCTGACATTCTTCATCTTTTATGAGATCCTCACCTTTGCCACATACCCGCTCGTTGTTCACAATCAGACGAAGGAGGCGATGGACGCCGGGAAGAAGTACCTTGCCTACCTGATGACCGGGGGGATCGTCCTCCTCTTTGCAATTGTTCTCACGTACACGATGACGGGGACCCTTGACTTTGCCGAGGGGGGGATACTCAACGGAACCGGGAGTACAGATGTCCTCCGGCTTCTCTGCCTCCTCTTCATCGCCGGAGTCGGTGTTAAGACCGCAATCATGCCCCTTCATGGATGGCTGCCTGCTGCGATGGTCGCACCGACCCCGGTGAGCGCCCTGCTGCATGCAGTGGCAGTCGTCAAGGCAGGCGCCTTCGGCCTCCTGCGGATCATCTTCTACATCTTTGGGATGGAACTCTTCACCGAAATTGGCGCCGCACCGTTCCTTGCCGCCTTTGCCGGGTTGACGATCATCACCGCCTCATTCATCGCACTTGCACAGGATAACCTGAAGATGAGGCTTGCCTACTCCACGATCAGCCAGCTCTCCTATATCGTCCTCGGGGTCGCCCTTCTTGCACCTGCGGCCCTCGAGGGGGGAATTGCCCATATGATGCATCAGGCCTTCATGAAGATCACGCTCTTCTTCTGTGCGGGAGCCATCTATGTCACAACCGGGAAGACCCGCCTCTCCGAGATGCATGGGATGGCCGATGAGATGCCCTATACCTGGGCTGCTTTTACCATCGGAGGGCTTGGCCTCATCGGCATACCCCTGACCGCAGGGTTCATCACAAAATGGTTCATGATAACCGGTGCCCTTGATGCCGGAGCATCGATCTATGTCCTCCTCCTTCTCATCAGTGCCCTCCTCAATGCAGCCTACTTTCTGCCCCCGATCTACCATGCCTATTTCTCAGAACCATCAGAGACCGGCGACTTTGAGGAGCAGACGAGCTGGCTCATCAAGTTTCCCCTGATCCTCACCGCTGTGATGGTCATCCTCTTTGGAATAATTCCAAATGCGCCGTACTTCCCTCTGGAGGTGGCAACGGCAATCGTGAGGAGTATCACCGGGTTCTGA
- a CDS encoding DUF4040 domain-containing protein — MIWLLNGVLLVALIILAIWALKTRDLLVSAMILSVYSFLMAIIYAQLNSPDVALTEAAVGAGITTVLFILAIQKTSRMEEDSDDEGIQKGPLAIVLVIGLILALAAGGMPSFGSPDAPAAVVSGNLYLEEAKDVTGVVNIVTAIIAYYRSFDTLGEVTVVFAVGIGIIALFLKRREEEGDDGR; from the coding sequence ATGATCTGGCTCCTAAACGGCGTCCTCCTTGTCGCCCTGATCATCCTTGCAATCTGGGCTTTGAAGACCCGGGATCTCCTCGTCTCTGCGATGATACTCTCCGTCTACTCCTTCCTGATGGCGATCATCTATGCCCAGCTGAACTCTCCGGATGTCGCCCTCACTGAGGCGGCGGTTGGTGCAGGGATCACCACCGTCCTCTTCATCCTTGCCATCCAGAAGACGAGCAGGATGGAGGAGGATTCAGATGATGAGGGGATCCAGAAAGGGCCTCTTGCCATTGTACTCGTCATCGGGCTGATCCTTGCCCTCGCTGCCGGGGGGATGCCCTCCTTCGGCAGTCCGGATGCCCCGGCTGCGGTAGTGTCCGGAAACCTGTATCTCGAAGAAGCAAAGGACGTCACCGGTGTTGTGAACATCGTCACCGCCATCATCGCCTATTACCGATCATTTGATACCCTCGGTGAGGTGACCGTCGTCTTTGCCGTCGGGATTGGGATCATCGCACTCTTCCTGAAGAGAAGAGAGGAGGAAGGCGATGACGGGAGGTGA
- a CDS encoding Na+/H+ antiporter subunit E yields MNLRGVAGFILSAGILFLFWIILSGHPDPVHLGMGVIASLLIAYLAPIYDTTDPDTTGAKRSFLIVCLLSIPYLIRLQSQIIRANIDLIRIIFHPDLPISPTIRRFETDLTSDTAKATFGNSLTLTPGTLTMDMAGDGTCFIHYLTRPDRTQQKTEMLHRAVQNLFERRIV; encoded by the coding sequence ATGAATCTACGGGGCGTGGCCGGTTTCATCCTTTCGGCAGGGATCCTCTTCCTCTTCTGGATCATCCTCTCAGGCCACCCCGATCCTGTCCATCTCGGCATGGGGGTTATCGCATCACTCCTGATTGCATATCTCGCCCCGATCTATGATACAACTGACCCGGACACCACCGGGGCAAAGAGGAGCTTCCTCATCGTCTGCCTCCTCTCCATCCCGTATCTTATCCGGCTCCAGTCCCAGATCATACGGGCAAACATCGACCTGATCAGGATCATCTTTCATCCGGATCTCCCGATCTCCCCAACCATCCGGAGATTCGAGACTGATCTCACCTCAGATACCGCAAAAGCAACATTTGGAAACTCCCTGACGCTCACCCCCGGGACCCTGACGATGGATATGGCCGGTGATGGCACCTGTTTCATCCATTATCTGACCAGACCGGACAGGACGCAGCAGAAGACAGAGATGCTGCACAGGGCTGTGCAGAACCTCTTTGAAAGGAGGATTGTGTAA
- a CDS encoding complex I subunit 5 family protein yields the protein MTPITDHLPILVVMIPVIAAYITPLVGILLDRTVKGIAVAAVSVNLACSLLLTHRVLIHGPVSYNLSGVAPPLGIEFVADHLGAVLSLLISAITLIAIIYLQATIPDLGRKKTTIFYTLILLAAGATQGIVLTNDLFNLFVLIEILAIAMYGLVAIRADGKSLLAGYKYLLIGSAGSALILIGTGFLFISTGTLNMTLMGEILPDIIHSWTVLAGFALLIAGLSTKIGLFPLHIWMPDAYAHAPSITPVISTLALKAGLVALIRLVYVIFGPSLSGEAVPLPSVLALLGAVAIVICSIVALQQSDIRRMLAYSTGANTGCIVLGISLATSTGLEGAMLHMITHTVAKVCLFIAADALLIQAGIRMVEDFRGLADEMPYTMAGFSLGAISIIGIPLSGGFMSKIYVANAAIGAGLLIYAGVILFWTLLTALYFFRIFRLAYFEPSHRKHRLDEGKWHMILIVLLLGAASILLGFFVEIPMEMIRPAADTLLGGGL from the coding sequence ATGACCCCGATCACCGACCACCTCCCCATCCTCGTTGTGATGATCCCGGTGATAGCGGCATATATCACACCGCTCGTCGGCATCCTCCTTGACAGAACAGTGAAAGGGATCGCTGTTGCAGCCGTGTCCGTCAATCTTGCCTGCTCCCTCCTCCTTACGCACCGTGTTCTCATCCACGGACCGGTATCCTACAATCTCTCAGGTGTTGCCCCGCCGCTGGGAATAGAATTTGTCGCGGATCATCTTGGTGCAGTCCTCTCTCTTCTCATATCAGCGATCACCCTTATCGCAATCATCTACCTCCAGGCGACGATCCCTGATCTGGGGAGGAAGAAGACGACCATCTTCTATACGCTCATTCTTCTTGCTGCCGGAGCCACGCAGGGGATCGTCCTGACAAATGATCTCTTCAATCTCTTCGTCCTCATTGAGATTCTGGCAATCGCCATGTATGGCCTGGTTGCCATCAGGGCTGATGGAAAGAGCCTCCTTGCCGGATATAAGTATCTCCTGATCGGATCAGCAGGGTCTGCCCTGATCCTCATCGGGACCGGCTTTCTCTTCATCAGCACCGGCACCCTGAATATGACACTAATGGGAGAGATACTTCCGGATATCATCCATTCATGGACGGTTCTTGCCGGCTTTGCCCTTCTCATAGCAGGTCTCTCAACAAAGATCGGCCTCTTTCCCCTGCATATCTGGATGCCGGATGCGTATGCTCATGCACCCTCCATCACCCCGGTCATCTCGACCCTTGCCCTGAAAGCCGGCCTGGTCGCCCTGATCAGGCTTGTGTACGTCATATTCGGCCCGTCACTATCCGGAGAGGCGGTTCCGCTTCCTTCCGTCCTTGCGCTCCTCGGTGCAGTTGCTATCGTCATCTGTTCCATCGTTGCGTTGCAGCAGTCGGATATCAGGAGGATGCTTGCATATTCAACGGGTGCAAATACAGGCTGTATCGTCCTTGGCATCAGCCTTGCGACATCAACCGGGCTTGAGGGTGCAATGCTGCATATGATCACCCATACCGTTGCAAAAGTCTGCCTCTTCATCGCAGCCGATGCCCTGCTGATTCAGGCGGGGATCAGGATGGTTGAGGATTTCCGGGGACTCGCCGATGAGATGCCATATACCATGGCAGGCTTCTCCCTTGGTGCCATCTCCATAATCGGGATTCCCTTAAGTGGCGGGTTCATGAGCAAGATATATGTGGCAAATGCAGCTATCGGAGCCGGCCTCCTGATCTATGCGGGCGTCATCCTCTTCTGGACCCTCCTGACCGCCCTGTACTTCTTCAGGATATTTCGTCTTGCATACTTTGAGCCATCGCATCGAAAACACCGGCTGGATGAGGGAAAGTGGCATATGATTCTGATTGTTCTTCTCCTCGGGGCGGCGTCCATCCTCCTTGGATTCTTTGTTGAGATCCCGATGGAGATGATACGGCCCGCCGCCGATACACTCCTTGGGGGTGGACTATGA
- a CDS encoding monovalent cation/H+ antiporter complex subunit F — MAATPLIDMALTGTGVILGIAAFICLYRVAKGPTLPDRIMAVNIIGTTTAVLLVIVATQIGQPYIIDIALTYAMLGFLVTLCVSRYLTTGRIFT; from the coding sequence ATGGCAGCGACACCTCTGATCGATATGGCCCTCACAGGAACCGGGGTCATCCTTGGAATAGCAGCCTTCATCTGCCTCTATCGCGTTGCAAAAGGGCCAACCCTGCCTGATCGGATCATGGCAGTCAACATCATCGGAACGACGACAGCCGTCCTCCTCGTCATCGTCGCTACGCAGATCGGCCAGCCTTACATCATCGATATTGCACTCACGTATGCGATGCTCGGATTCCTTGTGACCCTCTGTGTATCACGGTACCTGACCACCGGGAGGATATTCACATGA
- a CDS encoding MnhB domain-containing protein: MTGGDIIVRTIARLMVPFLLLFGAYILLHGHLGAGGGFQAGIIFTSALILAAIGRSRIELRSRLAGSKLWILGSAGAIIFGAIGFLGIVSGGSFLQYSLFPLPFPDDAIHAILITIVEIGIGIAVSGMICLVFLTITGRGE, translated from the coding sequence ATGACGGGAGGTGATATCATCGTTCGGACGATAGCCCGGCTGATGGTCCCGTTTCTTCTCCTCTTTGGGGCATACATCCTCCTGCATGGCCACCTCGGGGCAGGGGGAGGGTTTCAGGCAGGGATCATCTTTACGAGCGCACTCATCCTTGCCGCGATTGGAAGAAGCCGTATCGAACTGCGGTCCCGGCTCGCCGGGTCAAAACTCTGGATCCTTGGCTCTGCAGGAGCGATCATCTTCGGGGCGATAGGCTTCCTTGGGATCGTATCAGGAGGATCATTCCTCCAGTACAGCCTCTTTCCGCTCCCCTTCCCTGATGATGCCATCCATGCGATCCTGATCACCATCGTTGAGATTGGGATCGGCATCGCCGTCTCCGGGATGATTTGCCTCGTATTCCTCACGATAACCGGGAGGGGAGAATGA
- a CDS encoding complex I subunit 5 family protein: protein MEIIGFQPEYAVLTLLAVPFIGSLLCYLAGRYSAPLRNLIAVSVPALVLLIAGLGIPFLSSDLSFRIAIESEYLFYTPIIQMNPFSYAIILITAFVWMLGTVYATGYLGEKERTNRFYTFWLFSLFADLGVLISGDYITLYLFFELLTLSAFVLIIHYQTDDAVAAAKKYLFLGLSGAFLILAGAALLFAGTGSIDVAPLAAGSGLTGSQILLIAGLMILGFGVKAGMYPVHIWLPDAHSSAPTPASAILSGLIIKVGAYGIFIVCLFILFPSIISGPLSSSGSPAGLVLIWISLITMIVAVFLALMQTNSKRMLAYHSISQMGFILLGISCVVYLGDGGSSGFAGGLYHLINHALFKASLFLAVGAVFLATDELNMYKIGGLWRSMPFTALAMVIGVCAISGVPGFNGFVSKAFIHHALIDAQAVGGWTLLPAEAIFFIVCGGTVASTGKLLLFTFFGESKLQRLPLDRTPLPMKAAMASLSVAIILLGILPGLAIFFILPAAMVFPFSESGIAYIAGYAGYAGAGIYSAGNIGYAILEIGIGVLLFIAYVFWGWFHWEKKVPSLISPDAWYYRVTGAFQSTGRFVGVDLLSGIQEMTRTADEHFQERWLIFSRRHRRTLLNLSTFGTGILLITLVLGIYLIIIILAPVIG from the coding sequence ATGGAGATCATCGGATTCCAGCCAGAGTATGCGGTTCTTACTCTACTTGCGGTTCCGTTCATCGGCTCTCTCCTCTGTTACCTCGCAGGTCGATACTCCGCCCCTCTCCGCAACCTGATTGCGGTCTCTGTCCCTGCCCTGGTCCTTCTGATCGCCGGCCTTGGCATCCCCTTCCTCTCTTCTGATCTCAGCTTCCGGATTGCCATTGAGAGTGAGTATCTCTTTTATACCCCGATCATCCAGATGAATCCCTTCTCGTATGCCATCATCCTGATCACTGCATTTGTCTGGATGCTCGGCACCGTCTATGCCACAGGATATCTTGGCGAGAAGGAGAGGACGAACCGCTTCTATACCTTCTGGCTCTTCTCACTCTTTGCGGATCTCGGTGTACTCATCTCAGGCGACTACATCACACTGTATCTCTTCTTTGAGTTGCTGACCCTCTCGGCATTTGTGCTGATCATCCATTATCAGACAGATGATGCGGTTGCTGCTGCAAAGAAGTATCTCTTCCTTGGATTATCCGGTGCTTTCCTCATTCTTGCGGGTGCCGCCCTCCTCTTTGCAGGTACAGGATCGATTGATGTGGCCCCCCTTGCAGCCGGGTCAGGCCTGACCGGCTCCCAAATCCTCCTCATTGCCGGACTGATGATCCTCGGCTTCGGTGTGAAGGCCGGGATGTATCCCGTTCATATCTGGCTTCCTGATGCCCACAGCTCCGCCCCGACACCCGCTTCTGCTATACTCTCCGGACTGATCATCAAGGTTGGCGCCTACGGAATCTTCATCGTCTGCCTCTTCATCCTCTTCCCCTCCATCATCTCAGGCCCTCTCTCCTCTTCCGGCTCTCCCGCCGGGCTCGTCCTGATATGGATCTCTCTGATTACAATGATCGTTGCCGTCTTCCTGGCCCTGATGCAGACCAACTCAAAGAGGATGCTTGCGTATCACAGTATCAGCCAGATGGGGTTCATCCTCCTTGGCATCTCCTGTGTGGTGTATCTTGGGGATGGGGGATCAAGCGGCTTTGCCGGGGGGCTCTATCATCTCATCAACCATGCCCTCTTCAAGGCCTCCCTCTTCCTCGCAGTAGGTGCCGTCTTTCTTGCAACCGATGAGCTGAATATGTATAAAATCGGAGGCCTCTGGCGCTCCATGCCGTTTACTGCCCTGGCAATGGTAATCGGTGTCTGTGCAATATCGGGCGTACCAGGGTTCAACGGGTTCGTCAGCAAGGCATTCATTCATCATGCCCTCATCGATGCACAGGCTGTTGGCGGGTGGACCCTCCTTCCTGCAGAGGCGATCTTCTTCATCGTCTGTGGAGGAACCGTCGCCTCCACGGGAAAGCTCCTCCTCTTCACCTTCTTTGGCGAGTCAAAGCTTCAGAGACTGCCGCTTGATAGAACACCCCTCCCGATGAAGGCAGCGATGGCCTCCCTCTCGGTTGCGATCATACTCCTTGGAATCCTCCCGGGTCTTGCCATCTTCTTTATTCTGCCAGCAGCAATGGTCTTCCCGTTCTCCGAGTCAGGAATCGCATATATTGCCGGATATGCCGGGTACGCAGGGGCAGGCATCTATTCTGCCGGCAATATCGGCTATGCGATCCTTGAGATAGGTATCGGGGTCCTCCTCTTCATCGCCTATGTCTTCTGGGGATGGTTCCATTGGGAGAAGAAGGTCCCCTCCCTCATCTCCCCTGATGCCTGGTATTACCGGGTTACCGGGGCATTTCAATCGACCGGGCGATTTGTCGGAGTCGATCTCCTCTCCGGAATACAGGAGATGACCCGGACCGCAGATGAGCATTTTCAGGAGCGCTGGCTCATCTTTTCGCGCAGGCACCGGCGAACCCTGCTTAATCTCTCTACATTCGGGACCGGCATCCTCCTCATCACACTGGTCCTTGGGATCTACCTGATCATTATTATTCTCGCCCCGGTCATCGGATGA
- a CDS encoding cation:proton antiporter subunit C, producing the protein MNALDPDFILGHYNYWVSIVLIMIGLYTMIAKKNLIKKFIGLNIIETAIFLFYISLGDVDGGVAPILPKEGAETGAMLYANPLPSAMMLTAIVVTLCMTALALSFAVLIYRRYGTLDAGRLMEEL; encoded by the coding sequence ATGAACGCCCTCGATCCTGACTTTATCCTGGGCCATTACAACTACTGGGTCTCGATCGTCCTGATCATGATCGGGCTGTATACAATGATAGCGAAGAAGAACCTGATCAAGAAGTTCATCGGGTTAAATATCATCGAGACCGCGATCTTCCTCTTCTATATCTCTCTTGGCGACGTTGATGGGGGGGTCGCCCCTATTCTGCCGAAGGAGGGGGCGGAGACCGGGGCGATGCTCTATGCAAACCCACTCCCCTCTGCGATGATGCTCACGGCAATCGTCGTCACCCTCTGTATGACGGCACTTGCACTCAGTTTTGCGGTCCTCATCTACCGGCGGTACGGAACACTCGATGCAGGGAGGCTGATGGAGGAGCTATGA